The Anopheles merus strain MAF chromosome 2L, AmerM5.1, whole genome shotgun sequence genome has a segment encoding these proteins:
- the LOC121591740 gene encoding mitogen-activated protein kinase kinase kinase 13 isoform X2 → MVFVGSFFERCCEPPDKPVLENVIVKKGMISIQEELDQLGLNNEQQQPAPPYPQVIYGNEYHHHHHHQQQVGNDDSSSPDYLQHHLPHHHQHHPAMCANGWPQLPVGMVAAGGPGVGPVGVGIGVGVGVGMSSKPATAGWMDGLFGCMRPVLSLIGKSHIMEMKSKQTEDWEIPYETITDMVWLGSGAQGAVFCGKLRNELVAVKKVRELKETDIRHLRKLDHENIVKFKGVCTQAPVFCIIMEYCAHGPLHKKLQDSGGVITPQQLVSWSQQIALGMQYLHTHKIIHRDLKSPNILIGENDVIKISDFGTSREWNEISTKMSFAGTVAWMAPEVIRNEPCNEKVDIWSYGVVLWELLTGEVPYKNVDSSQIIFGVGNNSLYLPIPDTCPEGFKLLIKQCWSAKPRNRPSFKIILTHLDIAGRELLQACEKGQYELYYQTQRSWREDIRSHMQKLTSNGMDIQKHEQDLIQKRKDEWKHAQDVRMTYERKLERTNMLCMQLSQLILQVEQKEQEILKREKLLAPEQRKCGFLKRGGDKANRKRPFSFPAMTTALPGRGGYGYSTTPSPTAAGVTPAKATLYAELNPSGHQGAKSVVVPVAAAPPPPYSTLAPLQTAAAAVPVTSPITSPEAVPVQPMAPSTTSSGRVKKLRHRRVGSGTINCSPKCSPCRDRRVQSEPESRHVKLVDTETQTEPMDISEPDVSPCPNLASKRMSASLREEEEEEQEKVEPEVIEEALRRLSVSERLAGDRVLPVETRASAYRCSSKPQSEDDGEVPEDEENGNSISISTMTNSRSSDMMTTSGGVPVTGSEQNYRYRRQQSSQQQEDLREEEADGYVEEFDDEREGSSPDPIMDAMNRNERFDRACSDDDKIDTLDRKVNIISEKLQQSAAYGNLLNDNNVIVYRAALKQPNQPSGGKTILLKHPGAGSNLKPAGAGGAGIGAYLYSGPHAGGLAVVGGGGGGAGAVPAEVEQHHEPKLGEEEEEESWTDEEGEEPDQKQYYVLRRKSVGRLPIKRGRRTKYSVGSGPSVASGGGGVGVSGSSAMVHHHHHHHHHHASPGGTDHLAIVHRKIHSNVTISDEENTSEYSHAPSSQRSTLESNPDLPSVVMMKAGRRVDRIKQQQQQQPMHKSTTSAKDTDDDDDDEDADDDGHVPDSDVEQDSSDSSSSVERVDRRPVADVVNGNRM, encoded by the exons CATGATATCGATCCAGGAGGAGCTGGATCAGCTGGGCCTGAACAatgaacagcagcaaccggcTCCACCCTACCCGCAGGTCATCTATGGCAACGAgtatcatcaccatcaccaccaccagcagcaggtcGGTAACGacgacagcagcagcccggACTACCTGCAACACCATctgccccaccaccaccagcaccacccggCGATGTGTGCGAACGGGTGGCCCCAGCTCCCGGTGGGCATGGTTGCGGCCGGTGGCCCAGGCGTCGGCCCGGTTGGCGTCGGCATCGGCGTCGGTGTCGGTGTCGGCATGTCCAGCAAACCGGCGACGGCCGGCTGGATGGATGGGCTGTTTGGCTGCATGCGACCGGTGCTGTCGCTGATCGGCAAGAGCCACATCATGGAGATGAAGAGCAAACAGACTGAGGATTGGGAAATTCCGTACGAAACCATCACGGACATGGTGTGGCTCGGCAGCGGGGCCCAGGGTGCCGTGTTCTGCGGCAAGCTGCGCAACGAGCTGGTGGCGGTGAAGAAGGTGCGCGAGCTGAAGGAGACGGACATCCGGCATCTGCGCAAGCTGGATCACGAGAACATCGTCAAGTTCAA AGGGGTCTGCACCCAGGCGCCAGTGTTCTGCATCATCATGGAGTACTGTGCGCACGGTCCGCTGCACAAGAAGCTGCAGGACAGTGGCGGGGTCATAACGCCCCAGCAGCTCGTCTCCTGGTCGCAGCAGATCGCGCTCGGCATGCAGTACCTGCACACGCACAAGATCATACACCGTGATCTGAAAAGTCCCAA TATCCTGATTGGCGAGAATGACGTCATCAAAATCAGCGACTTTGGCACTTCGCGCGAGTGGAACGAGATCAGCACGAAGATGAGCTTCGCCGGTACGGTGGCCTGGATGGCGCCGGAAGTGATCCGCAACGAGCCGTGCAACGAGAAGGTCGACATCTGGTCGTACGGCGTGGTGCTGTGGGAGCTGCTGACGGGGGAGGTGCCGTACAAGAACGTCGACTCGTCGCAGATCATATTCGGGGTCGGCAACAACTCACTGTACCTGCCCATACCGGACACGTGCCCGGAGGGGTTCAAGCTGCTGATTAAGCAGTGCTGGAGCGCGAAACCGCGCAACCGGCCATCGTTCAAGATCATCCTGACGCATCTGGACATTGCGGGGCGGGAGCTGCTGCAGGCTTGCGAGAAGGGTCAGTACGAGCTGTACTACCAGACGCAGCGCTCGTGGCGTGAGGATATACGCAGCCACATGCAGAAGCTGACGAGCAATGGGATGGACATACAGAAGCACGAGCAGGACCTGATCCAGAAGCGGAAGGATGAGTGGAAGCACGCGCAGGACGTGCGGATGACGTACGAGCGGAAGCTGGAGCGGACGAACATGCTGTGCATGCAGCTGTCGCAGCTGATACTGCAGGTGGAGCAGAAGGAGCAGGAAATTCTCAA ACGAGAGAAGCTGCTTGCACCGGAACAGCGCAAGTGTGGCTTCCTGAAGCGCGGCGGCGACAAGGCAAACCGCAAGCGACCGTTCAGCTTTCCAGCGATGACGACGGCCCTGCCTGGACGGGGCGGTTATGGCTACTCGACGACGCCCAGTCCAACGGCGGCCGGTGTCACGCCGGCGAAGGCAACGCTGTATGCGGAGCTAAACCCATCCGGCCATCAGGGTGCCAAGTCGGTCGTGGTTCcagtagcagcagctccaccaccaccctacAGTACACTGGCACCGCTGCAGACGGCAGCAGCTGCCGTACCGGTAACATCACCCATCACCAGCCCGGAAGCTGTCCCCGTCCAACCGATGGCTCCATCGACGACCTCCTCCGGCAGGGTGAAAAAGCTCCGCCATCGGCGAGTCGGCTCGGGCACGATCAACTGCAGCCCAAAGTGCAGCCCTTGCCGGGATCGGCGCGTCCAGAGCGAGCCCGAATCGCGCCACGTTAAGCTTGTGGACACGGAAACGCAAACCGAACCGATGGACATTAGCGAGCCGGATGTGAGCCCGTGCCCGAACCTGGCCTCGAAGCGCATGTCGGCAAGCTTGcgcgaggaggaggaagaggagcagGAGAAGGTGGAGCCGGAGGTGATTGAGGAAGCGTTGAGGCGGCTGAGTGTGAGCGAGCGGCTCGCCGGCGATCGGGTGCTGCCGGTGGAGACGCGTGCCAGTGCGTaccgctgcagcagcaagcCCCAGTCCGAGGACGATGGGGAGGTGCCGGAGGACGAGGAGAACGGCAACTCGATCTCGATCTCCACGATGACCAACAGCCGGAGCAGTGACATGATGACGACGAGTGGCGGTGTCCCGGTGACCGGTTCCGAGCAGAACTACCGATATCGGAGACAGCAGAGCTCGCAGCAGCAGGAAGACCTGCGGGAGGAGGAAGCCGACGGTTATGTGGAGGAGTTTGACGATGAGCGGGAAGGCTCCAGCCCGGACCCGATCATGGACGCGATGAACCGGAACGAGCGGTTCGATCGGGCGTGCAGCGACGACGACAAGATCGACACGCTCGACCGGAAGGTGAACATCATCTCGGAGAAGCTGCAGCAGAGTGCCGCGTACGGGAATCTCCTGAACGACAACAACGTGATCGTGTACCGGGCCGCCCTGAAGCAGCCGAACCAGCCGTCGGGCGGGAAAACGATCCTGCTGAAGCATCCGGGCGCGGGAAGCAACCTGAAGCCGGCCGGTGCTGGCGGCGCCGGGATCGGTGCGTATCTGTACAGTGGACCGCATGCTGGCGGGTTGGCGgtggtcggtggtggtggtggaggagctGGAGCTGTGCCGGCTGAGGTGGAGCAGCACCACGAGCCAAAGctgggggaggaggaggaggaggagagctGGACCGATGAGGAGGGAGAGGAACCGGACCAGAAGCAGTACTATGTGTTGCGCCGCAAAAG TGTTGGCCGTCTTCCAATAAAGCGTGGTCGCCGGACCAAGTACTCGGTCGGATCGGGCCCCTCGGTAGCGTCGGGTGGCGGTGGCGTCGGTGTCAGTGGCAGCAGCGCAATggtgcaccatcaccaccatcatcaccatcatcatgctTCCCCCGGTGGTACCGACCATCTGGCGATCGTGCACCGGAAGATCCACTCGAACGTAACGATCTCGGACGAGGAGAACACGTCCGAGTACAGTCACGCACCGTCCAGCCAGCGATCGACGCTCGAATCCAACCCGGACCTGCCGTCGGTCGTGATGATGAAGGCGGGTCGGCGTGTCGATCGcatcaagcagcagcagcagcagcaaccgatgCATAAGAGCACCACCTCCGCCAAAGACacggacgatgacgacgacgacgaggacgcaGATGACGATGGCCACGTGCCGGACAGTGACGTCGAGCAGGACTctagcgacagcagcagctcggtgGAACGTGTCGACCGGCGCCCGGTGGCTGATGTCGTCAACGGAAACCGGATGTAA
- the LOC121591740 gene encoding mitogen-activated protein kinase kinase kinase 13 isoform X1, whose translation MDLAGEAGTTSRQARFEDYQKMSTSLQNIASDQPDHHHSMISIQEELDQLGLNNEQQQPAPPYPQVIYGNEYHHHHHHQQQVGNDDSSSPDYLQHHLPHHHQHHPAMCANGWPQLPVGMVAAGGPGVGPVGVGIGVGVGVGMSSKPATAGWMDGLFGCMRPVLSLIGKSHIMEMKSKQTEDWEIPYETITDMVWLGSGAQGAVFCGKLRNELVAVKKVRELKETDIRHLRKLDHENIVKFKGVCTQAPVFCIIMEYCAHGPLHKKLQDSGGVITPQQLVSWSQQIALGMQYLHTHKIIHRDLKSPNILIGENDVIKISDFGTSREWNEISTKMSFAGTVAWMAPEVIRNEPCNEKVDIWSYGVVLWELLTGEVPYKNVDSSQIIFGVGNNSLYLPIPDTCPEGFKLLIKQCWSAKPRNRPSFKIILTHLDIAGRELLQACEKGQYELYYQTQRSWREDIRSHMQKLTSNGMDIQKHEQDLIQKRKDEWKHAQDVRMTYERKLERTNMLCMQLSQLILQVEQKEQEILKREKLLAPEQRKCGFLKRGGDKANRKRPFSFPAMTTALPGRGGYGYSTTPSPTAAGVTPAKATLYAELNPSGHQGAKSVVVPVAAAPPPPYSTLAPLQTAAAAVPVTSPITSPEAVPVQPMAPSTTSSGRVKKLRHRRVGSGTINCSPKCSPCRDRRVQSEPESRHVKLVDTETQTEPMDISEPDVSPCPNLASKRMSASLREEEEEEQEKVEPEVIEEALRRLSVSERLAGDRVLPVETRASAYRCSSKPQSEDDGEVPEDEENGNSISISTMTNSRSSDMMTTSGGVPVTGSEQNYRYRRQQSSQQQEDLREEEADGYVEEFDDEREGSSPDPIMDAMNRNERFDRACSDDDKIDTLDRKVNIISEKLQQSAAYGNLLNDNNVIVYRAALKQPNQPSGGKTILLKHPGAGSNLKPAGAGGAGIGAYLYSGPHAGGLAVVGGGGGGAGAVPAEVEQHHEPKLGEEEEEESWTDEEGEEPDQKQYYVLRRKSVGRLPIKRGRRTKYSVGSGPSVASGGGGVGVSGSSAMVHHHHHHHHHHASPGGTDHLAIVHRKIHSNVTISDEENTSEYSHAPSSQRSTLESNPDLPSVVMMKAGRRVDRIKQQQQQQPMHKSTTSAKDTDDDDDDEDADDDGHVPDSDVEQDSSDSSSSVERVDRRPVADVVNGNRM comes from the exons CATGATATCGATCCAGGAGGAGCTGGATCAGCTGGGCCTGAACAatgaacagcagcaaccggcTCCACCCTACCCGCAGGTCATCTATGGCAACGAgtatcatcaccatcaccaccaccagcagcaggtcGGTAACGacgacagcagcagcccggACTACCTGCAACACCATctgccccaccaccaccagcaccacccggCGATGTGTGCGAACGGGTGGCCCCAGCTCCCGGTGGGCATGGTTGCGGCCGGTGGCCCAGGCGTCGGCCCGGTTGGCGTCGGCATCGGCGTCGGTGTCGGTGTCGGCATGTCCAGCAAACCGGCGACGGCCGGCTGGATGGATGGGCTGTTTGGCTGCATGCGACCGGTGCTGTCGCTGATCGGCAAGAGCCACATCATGGAGATGAAGAGCAAACAGACTGAGGATTGGGAAATTCCGTACGAAACCATCACGGACATGGTGTGGCTCGGCAGCGGGGCCCAGGGTGCCGTGTTCTGCGGCAAGCTGCGCAACGAGCTGGTGGCGGTGAAGAAGGTGCGCGAGCTGAAGGAGACGGACATCCGGCATCTGCGCAAGCTGGATCACGAGAACATCGTCAAGTTCAA AGGGGTCTGCACCCAGGCGCCAGTGTTCTGCATCATCATGGAGTACTGTGCGCACGGTCCGCTGCACAAGAAGCTGCAGGACAGTGGCGGGGTCATAACGCCCCAGCAGCTCGTCTCCTGGTCGCAGCAGATCGCGCTCGGCATGCAGTACCTGCACACGCACAAGATCATACACCGTGATCTGAAAAGTCCCAA TATCCTGATTGGCGAGAATGACGTCATCAAAATCAGCGACTTTGGCACTTCGCGCGAGTGGAACGAGATCAGCACGAAGATGAGCTTCGCCGGTACGGTGGCCTGGATGGCGCCGGAAGTGATCCGCAACGAGCCGTGCAACGAGAAGGTCGACATCTGGTCGTACGGCGTGGTGCTGTGGGAGCTGCTGACGGGGGAGGTGCCGTACAAGAACGTCGACTCGTCGCAGATCATATTCGGGGTCGGCAACAACTCACTGTACCTGCCCATACCGGACACGTGCCCGGAGGGGTTCAAGCTGCTGATTAAGCAGTGCTGGAGCGCGAAACCGCGCAACCGGCCATCGTTCAAGATCATCCTGACGCATCTGGACATTGCGGGGCGGGAGCTGCTGCAGGCTTGCGAGAAGGGTCAGTACGAGCTGTACTACCAGACGCAGCGCTCGTGGCGTGAGGATATACGCAGCCACATGCAGAAGCTGACGAGCAATGGGATGGACATACAGAAGCACGAGCAGGACCTGATCCAGAAGCGGAAGGATGAGTGGAAGCACGCGCAGGACGTGCGGATGACGTACGAGCGGAAGCTGGAGCGGACGAACATGCTGTGCATGCAGCTGTCGCAGCTGATACTGCAGGTGGAGCAGAAGGAGCAGGAAATTCTCAA ACGAGAGAAGCTGCTTGCACCGGAACAGCGCAAGTGTGGCTTCCTGAAGCGCGGCGGCGACAAGGCAAACCGCAAGCGACCGTTCAGCTTTCCAGCGATGACGACGGCCCTGCCTGGACGGGGCGGTTATGGCTACTCGACGACGCCCAGTCCAACGGCGGCCGGTGTCACGCCGGCGAAGGCAACGCTGTATGCGGAGCTAAACCCATCCGGCCATCAGGGTGCCAAGTCGGTCGTGGTTCcagtagcagcagctccaccaccaccctacAGTACACTGGCACCGCTGCAGACGGCAGCAGCTGCCGTACCGGTAACATCACCCATCACCAGCCCGGAAGCTGTCCCCGTCCAACCGATGGCTCCATCGACGACCTCCTCCGGCAGGGTGAAAAAGCTCCGCCATCGGCGAGTCGGCTCGGGCACGATCAACTGCAGCCCAAAGTGCAGCCCTTGCCGGGATCGGCGCGTCCAGAGCGAGCCCGAATCGCGCCACGTTAAGCTTGTGGACACGGAAACGCAAACCGAACCGATGGACATTAGCGAGCCGGATGTGAGCCCGTGCCCGAACCTGGCCTCGAAGCGCATGTCGGCAAGCTTGcgcgaggaggaggaagaggagcagGAGAAGGTGGAGCCGGAGGTGATTGAGGAAGCGTTGAGGCGGCTGAGTGTGAGCGAGCGGCTCGCCGGCGATCGGGTGCTGCCGGTGGAGACGCGTGCCAGTGCGTaccgctgcagcagcaagcCCCAGTCCGAGGACGATGGGGAGGTGCCGGAGGACGAGGAGAACGGCAACTCGATCTCGATCTCCACGATGACCAACAGCCGGAGCAGTGACATGATGACGACGAGTGGCGGTGTCCCGGTGACCGGTTCCGAGCAGAACTACCGATATCGGAGACAGCAGAGCTCGCAGCAGCAGGAAGACCTGCGGGAGGAGGAAGCCGACGGTTATGTGGAGGAGTTTGACGATGAGCGGGAAGGCTCCAGCCCGGACCCGATCATGGACGCGATGAACCGGAACGAGCGGTTCGATCGGGCGTGCAGCGACGACGACAAGATCGACACGCTCGACCGGAAGGTGAACATCATCTCGGAGAAGCTGCAGCAGAGTGCCGCGTACGGGAATCTCCTGAACGACAACAACGTGATCGTGTACCGGGCCGCCCTGAAGCAGCCGAACCAGCCGTCGGGCGGGAAAACGATCCTGCTGAAGCATCCGGGCGCGGGAAGCAACCTGAAGCCGGCCGGTGCTGGCGGCGCCGGGATCGGTGCGTATCTGTACAGTGGACCGCATGCTGGCGGGTTGGCGgtggtcggtggtggtggtggaggagctGGAGCTGTGCCGGCTGAGGTGGAGCAGCACCACGAGCCAAAGctgggggaggaggaggaggaggagagctGGACCGATGAGGAGGGAGAGGAACCGGACCAGAAGCAGTACTATGTGTTGCGCCGCAAAAG TGTTGGCCGTCTTCCAATAAAGCGTGGTCGCCGGACCAAGTACTCGGTCGGATCGGGCCCCTCGGTAGCGTCGGGTGGCGGTGGCGTCGGTGTCAGTGGCAGCAGCGCAATggtgcaccatcaccaccatcatcaccatcatcatgctTCCCCCGGTGGTACCGACCATCTGGCGATCGTGCACCGGAAGATCCACTCGAACGTAACGATCTCGGACGAGGAGAACACGTCCGAGTACAGTCACGCACCGTCCAGCCAGCGATCGACGCTCGAATCCAACCCGGACCTGCCGTCGGTCGTGATGATGAAGGCGGGTCGGCGTGTCGATCGcatcaagcagcagcagcagcagcaaccgatgCATAAGAGCACCACCTCCGCCAAAGACacggacgatgacgacgacgacgaggacgcaGATGACGATGGCCACGTGCCGGACAGTGACGTCGAGCAGGACTctagcgacagcagcagctcggtgGAACGTGTCGACCGGCGCCCGGTGGCTGATGTCGTCAACGGAAACCGGATGTAA